A region from the Sulfurimonas hongkongensis genome encodes:
- a CDS encoding ion transporter: protein MIKRLIIDAAYYLDTTESYQKNKRFFYNLLENSNYRYKKYFDIFMMTLILISVVILIREVKSPVSEYLTFFSAYIISIIFLIEYLFRFWISSSVSRVIIEQHEHDITIGNEFKLYKALKKIARQKLKYVFSIKAIIDLLAILPFFHQLRLLRIFILFRVFKLFRYAKSIETFTSVITSKKFEFITLFVFATIVISVSSVLIYVMEANNPDSPIDTLFEAVYWSIVTISTVGFGDITPVTEAGRIVAMFVIVAGIGVFSFTTSLIVTSFTEKLDEIKDTKAIDDIAKLREFYLICGYSNVAKEVAKALRKNNNIIIIEEDAKKVEMAKKDGFISLNYDPGSIESYKKLRIDIDTQIKAILCLSHSDVENVYTALTVRSFNKDVFILSILIEKTNRNKLSFAGVNEIFYEKELVGIIAKEFVGQPVAFEAIHALRTNYNGIDINEILITQRILKSYATVGELQNKKYRIILLGLHKNKKRRFYFNPIDSTFLELGDYILVIGNALFIEEFKQSLNKKVNDGF from the coding sequence ATGATTAAGCGTTTGATTATTGATGCAGCGTATTATTTAGATACGACAGAATCATATCAAAAGAACAAACGCTTTTTTTATAACTTACTAGAAAACAGTAACTACAGATATAAAAAATATTTCGACATCTTTATGATGACACTTATACTTATAAGTGTTGTTATCCTCATTAGAGAGGTAAAGTCTCCAGTTAGCGAGTATCTAACCTTCTTTAGTGCCTACATCATCTCTATAATATTTCTTATCGAGTACCTATTTCGTTTTTGGATTAGCAGTAGTGTTAGCAGGGTAATTATTGAGCAACATGAACATGATATTACTATAGGCAATGAGTTTAAGCTCTATAAAGCTCTTAAAAAGATAGCAAGACAAAAACTAAAATATGTCTTCTCAATTAAAGCCATAATAGACCTTTTGGCTATTTTGCCATTTTTCCATCAGCTAAGACTTCTTCGTATTTTTATACTTTTTAGGGTTTTTAAACTCTTTAGATATGCTAAGAGTATTGAGACTTTTACCTCTGTTATAACTTCTAAAAAGTTTGAGTTTATAACTCTTTTTGTTTTTGCAACCATAGTAATATCTGTTTCATCTGTTTTGATATATGTGATGGAGGCTAATAACCCAGACTCTCCTATAGACACGCTCTTTGAAGCGGTTTACTGGTCTATAGTTACTATCTCTACAGTTGGTTTTGGAGATATAACTCCAGTTACAGAAGCTGGCCGTATTGTGGCAATGTTTGTTATAGTTGCAGGTATCGGTGTCTTTTCTTTTACAACCTCTCTTATAGTTACATCATTTACTGAAAAACTAGATGAGATAAAAGATACAAAAGCCATCGATGATATAGCAAAACTTAGAGAATTTTATCTTATTTGTGGGTACTCAAACGTTGCAAAAGAAGTCGCAAAAGCCCTAAGAAAAAACAACAATATCATAATTATAGAAGAAGATGCTAAAAAGGTAGAGATGGCAAAAAAGGATGGTTTTATATCTCTTAATTATGACCCTGGTTCTATAGAGAGTTACAAAAAACTTCGCATAGATATAGATACTCAGATAAAAGCTATTCTCTGTTTGAGTCATAGTGATGTTGAAAATGTTTATACAGCTCTAACTGTTCGCTCATTTAACAAAGATGTCTTTATACTCTCAATACTCATAGAAAAAACAAATAGAAATAAACTAAGTTTTGCTGGTGTAAATGAGATATTTTATGAAAAAGAGCTCGTTGGCATCATAGCCAAAGAGTTTGTTGGTCAACCTGTGGCTTTTGAAGCTATACATGCTCTTAGAACCAACTATAACGGCATTGATATAAATGAGATACTTATTACTCAAAGGATTTTAAAGAGTTATGCAACAGTAGGTGAACTTCAAAACAAAAAGTATCGTATCATACTTTTAGGTTTGCATAAAAATAAAAAAAGAAGGTTTTATTTTAACCCTATAGATAGCACTTTTTTAGAGTTAGGTGACTATATTTTGGTTATTGGAAATGCGCTTTTTATAGAAGAGTTTAAACAAAGTCTCAACAAAAAGGTTAATGATGGCTTTTAG
- a CDS encoding TrkA C-terminal domain-containing protein, which produces MAFSNALIFGVNEYTLEIEKNISSHYKNVYIFELAKDVENGFDLSDNWDDLNKKVDINDSVAFCILEDMAENIFLTISLRDTFKDLVIVALAQNKESSDKLKLAGASRVLPTTQTTANVIVEMLEKPIVTEVLHNILYEKSSLQIAQIKIGQNSSFAGMHPADVEWSSTHGIIVISIVHEDMSRDFIYSSKAKHHQIKSGDIFVVVGYERDIKEFEKLIGADE; this is translated from the coding sequence ATGGCTTTTAGTAATGCTTTGATATTTGGAGTAAATGAGTACACTTTAGAGATAGAAAAAAATATCTCATCCCACTACAAAAATGTTTATATTTTTGAGTTAGCAAAGGATGTGGAGAATGGTTTTGATCTTAGTGATAATTGGGATGATTTAAATAAAAAAGTAGATATAAATGACTCTGTTGCTTTTTGCATCCTAGAAGATATGGCTGAAAATATTTTTTTAACAATCTCTCTAAGAGATACTTTTAAAGATTTGGTTATAGTTGCATTAGCACAAAATAAAGAGAGTTCAGATAAACTAAAACTTGCAGGTGCTTCAAGGGTTTTACCAACTACGCAAACTACTGCAAATGTTATAGTTGAGATGTTGGAAAAGCCTATTGTTACTGAAGTTTTACATAATATATTGTATGAAAAGAGTTCACTCCAAATAGCCCAGATAAAGATTGGACAGAACAGCTCATTCGCTGGAATGCACCCAGCAGATGTTGAATGGAGTTCAACTCATGGTATCATTGTTATATCTATAGTACATGAAGATATGAGCAGGGACTTTATCTACTCATCAAAAGCAAAGCATCACCAGATAAAAAGTGGAGATATCTTTGTAGTAGTTGGATATGAGC